The following proteins come from a genomic window of Micromonospora echinofusca:
- a CDS encoding STAS domain-containing protein, with translation MDPDTRDTEPGRVVLRPAGEIDMANAPELEATLTEALRRPSVREVVVDLADVRFMDSSGVRVLVHGAAVGRERDVPLRVTAPQPGVARVLRITGVGALLGFADAETGRPVARGWRGLD, from the coding sequence ATGGACCCGGATACGCGGGACACCGAGCCGGGGCGGGTCGTCCTGCGCCCGGCCGGTGAGATCGACATGGCCAACGCCCCCGAGTTGGAGGCGACGCTCACCGAGGCGCTGCGCCGGCCCAGCGTCCGGGAGGTCGTCGTCGACCTCGCCGACGTGCGTTTCATGGACTCCAGCGGCGTACGCGTCCTGGTGCACGGCGCCGCCGTGGGCCGCGAGCGCGACGTGCCGCTGCGGGTGACCGCCCCGCAGCCGGGGGTGGCGCGGGTCCTGCGGATCACCGGGGTCGGCGCCCTGCTCGGGTTCGCCGACGCGGAGACGGGCCGGCCCGTCGCGCGCGGGTGGCGCGGGCTGGACTGA